Proteins from one Arsenophonus apicola genomic window:
- the leuA gene encoding 2-isopropylmalate synthase, whose protein sequence is MSNNIIIFDTTLRDGEQALQASLSIKEKLQIAYALERLGVDVIEAGFPVSSPGDFKSVQAIAKEIKNSRICGLARCVDNDIDIAAEALKVANSFRLHLFLATSSLHIEHKLKRSFNDILALANHSIKHAKRYTDDIEFSCEDAGRTDADDLCRIVEMAIDAGATTINIPDTVGYTIPCQFGNIIKDLFNRVPNIDKAIISVHCHDDLGMSVANSLTAIQAGARQVEGTINGLGERAGNCALEEIIMAIKVRQKTLAVTTNINHKEIYRTSQLVSKLCNAPIPANKAIVGSNAFSHSSGIHQDGVLKNRETYEIMTPAAIGLKETQLNLTSRSGRAAVMHRMTEMGYQDTDYNLEQLYAAFLRLADKKGQIFDYDLEALAFINQQQQEPEFFRLAYFSIQSGSNLVATATIKIICGDQEKSDAATGNGPVDAIYQAINKIANYSIQLISYQLSAKGQGNEALGQVDIVAECFGRRFHGIGLETDIIGSSAMAMIHVLNNIWRAELVKKQKNHCNTEVTQ, encoded by the coding sequence ATGAGCAATAATATTATTATCTTTGATACAACATTACGTGATGGCGAACAAGCTTTACAAGCAAGTTTAAGCATCAAAGAAAAACTACAAATTGCTTATGCTCTGGAACGTTTAGGCGTTGATGTTATTGAGGCTGGCTTTCCTGTCTCTTCACCAGGAGATTTTAAATCTGTTCAAGCCATCGCCAAAGAAATTAAAAATAGCCGTATATGTGGTTTGGCACGTTGTGTTGATAACGACATTGATATTGCCGCTGAAGCATTAAAAGTTGCTAATAGTTTCCGGTTACATCTTTTTTTAGCAACGTCGTCATTGCATATTGAACATAAATTAAAGCGTTCTTTTAATGATATTTTAGCCCTCGCTAACCACTCAATTAAGCATGCCAAGCGCTATACAGATGATATAGAATTTTCCTGTGAAGATGCCGGCCGCACTGATGCTGATGATTTATGCCGGATCGTGGAAATGGCGATCGATGCAGGTGCCACAACGATTAATATCCCTGATACTGTTGGTTATACTATCCCTTGTCAATTTGGCAATATTATTAAAGATCTTTTTAATCGGGTACCAAACATCGATAAAGCCATTATTTCTGTCCACTGTCATGATGATTTAGGTATGTCGGTAGCCAATTCTCTCACTGCAATTCAAGCCGGAGCTCGACAAGTAGAAGGAACGATTAATGGTTTAGGAGAACGCGCTGGCAACTGTGCCTTAGAAGAAATTATTATGGCAATTAAAGTGCGCCAAAAAACGTTAGCCGTCACGACAAACATTAATCATAAAGAAATTTATCGTACCAGCCAATTAGTCAGCAAGTTATGCAATGCCCCTATTCCTGCTAATAAAGCGATCGTCGGCAGTAATGCTTTTTCACATTCTTCAGGTATCCATCAAGATGGTGTACTTAAGAATCGAGAAACTTACGAAATTATGACACCAGCAGCAATTGGTTTAAAAGAGACACAATTAAATCTGACGTCTCGTTCAGGCCGAGCTGCGGTAATGCATCGCATGACCGAAATGGGATATCAAGATACAGATTACAATTTAGAACAGTTATATGCAGCATTTTTGCGCTTAGCAGATAAAAAAGGTCAGATCTTCGACTATGACTTGGAAGCTTTAGCTTTTATTAATCAACAACAACAAGAGCCTGAATTTTTCCGTTTAGCCTATTTTAGTATCCAATCAGGCTCAAATCTGGTTGCCACTGCCACGATAAAAATAATCTGTGGAGATCAGGAAAAATCTGACGCAGCAACAGGCAATGGCCCAGTTGATGCGATTTATCAGGCAATTAATAAAATAGCAAATTATTCTATTCAACTAATTTCCTACCAGTTATCCGCTAAAGGTCAAGGTAATGAAGCGTTAGGTCAAGTTGATATCGTGGCTGAATGTTTTGGCCGACGTTTTCATGGTATCGGATTAGAAACCGATATTATTGGATCATCCGCCATGGCAATGATCCACGTGTTAAATAATATCTGGCGAGCAGAATTAGTCAAAAAACAAAAAAATCACTGCAATACAGAGGTAACTCAATAA
- the leuB gene encoding 3-isopropylmalate dehydrogenase, with protein sequence MASNYNVAVLPGDGIGPEVMAQAYKVLAAIGQQFNLAIVTHEYDVGGIAIDHYGQPLPAETLSGCQQADAILFGSVGGPQWEHLPPDSQPERGALLPLRKHFQLFSNLRPARLYPSLNNFCPLRADTAANGFDILCVRELTGGIYFGQPKGRVGSGIDEKAFDTEIYHRYEIERIAHIAFQAARKRSYKVTSIDKANVLQSSILWREVVNDIATIYPDVEINHMYIDNATMQLIKDPAQFDVMLCSNIFGDIISDECAMITGSMGMLPSASLNQQNFGLYEPAGGSAPDIAGKNVANPIAQILSVALMLRYSLHQPHIADAIENAVNKTLLQGYRTQDLALDQQFVSTDEMGSIIASYIMQEA encoded by the coding sequence ATGGCTAGTAATTATAATGTTGCTGTTTTACCAGGTGATGGTATTGGCCCGGAAGTTATGGCACAAGCCTATAAGGTGTTAGCTGCTATCGGCCAACAGTTTAATTTGGCTATCGTAACCCATGAATATGATGTTGGTGGAATTGCTATTGACCACTATGGCCAACCATTGCCAGCTGAAACACTTTCAGGTTGCCAACAAGCAGATGCAATACTCTTTGGTTCAGTCGGTGGACCGCAATGGGAACACCTGCCTCCTGATAGTCAGCCTGAACGCGGTGCATTGTTACCCTTACGTAAGCATTTTCAGTTATTTAGTAATCTACGACCGGCCCGTCTTTATCCTAGTTTAAATAACTTTTGTCCATTACGGGCAGACACTGCAGCGAATGGTTTTGATATTCTTTGTGTGCGTGAATTAACAGGAGGGATCTATTTCGGTCAACCTAAAGGACGTGTCGGATCAGGTATTGATGAAAAAGCCTTTGATACCGAAATTTATCATCGCTATGAAATTGAACGCATTGCGCATATCGCTTTTCAGGCGGCTCGTAAGCGAAGCTATAAAGTAACATCAATAGACAAAGCTAATGTATTGCAAAGTTCGATTTTGTGGCGAGAGGTGGTTAATGATATTGCCACAATTTACCCCGATGTCGAAATCAACCACATGTATATCGACAATGCCACTATGCAGTTGATCAAAGATCCGGCGCAATTTGATGTTATGCTCTGCTCAAATATTTTTGGCGATATTATTTCCGATGAATGTGCAATGATTACCGGTTCAATGGGAATGTTACCTTCTGCCAGTTTAAATCAACAAAATTTTGGCTTATACGAACCAGCTGGCGGCTCAGCACCAGATATCGCCGGTAAAAATGTGGCTAATCCAATTGCGCAAATCTTATCAGTAGCGCTCATGCTGCGTTATAGCCTGCATCAACCACATATTGCCGATGCGATAGAAAATGCCGTCAATAAAACCTTATTACAAGGTTATCGAACTCAGGATTTGGCATTAGATCAGCAATTTGTCAGTACCGATGAAATGGGCAGTATTATTGCTAGCTATATTATGCAAGAGGCTTAG
- the leuC gene encoding 3-isopropylmalate dehydratase large subunit, protein MARTLYQKLYDAHIVHASENETPLIYIDRHLLHEVTSPQAFDGLRAHNRSVRQPNKTFATMDHNVSTQTKDINASGEMAGIQMQTLIKNCQQFAITLYDLEHPFQGIVHVMGPEQGITLPGMTIVCGDSHTANHGAFGALAFGIGTSEVEHVLATQTLKQARAKTMKIEVIGELANGITAKDMVLAMIGKIGSAGGTGYVIEFCGKAIENLTMEGRMTICNMAIEMGAKAGIIAPDDTTFNYIKGRRFAPTGEQWQQAVNYWKTLKSDPNANYDAIKIIDAAEIAPQVTWGTNPGQVIAIDDVIPLPSSLPDAIECASAEKALNYMGLQAGSKLTDIKIDKVFIGSCTNSRIEDLRSAAAIAKGNKVAINVQAIVVPGSEPVKAQAEHEGLDKIFIDAGFEWRLPGCSMCLAMNSDRLAPGERCASTSNRNFEGRQGRGGRTHLVSPAMAAAAAIYGHFVDVRKINNDQTK, encoded by the coding sequence ATGGCGAGAACTTTATATCAAAAATTGTACGATGCACACATTGTCCATGCATCGGAAAATGAAACACCATTAATTTATATCGATCGCCACCTACTGCATGAAGTTACTTCTCCCCAAGCATTTGATGGTTTGAGGGCTCATAACCGTTCAGTCAGGCAACCCAATAAAACCTTTGCCACCATGGATCACAATGTCTCTACCCAAACTAAAGATATTAATGCAAGTGGTGAGATGGCTGGCATTCAAATGCAAACCTTGATAAAAAATTGTCAACAATTTGCTATCACACTTTACGATTTAGAACATCCTTTCCAAGGTATTGTCCACGTTATGGGGCCGGAACAAGGCATAACTTTACCCGGCATGACTATTGTTTGTGGTGATTCCCATACTGCAAACCATGGTGCATTTGGTGCATTAGCTTTTGGTATTGGTACATCGGAAGTTGAGCATGTCTTGGCTACCCAAACCTTGAAACAAGCTCGCGCTAAAACGATGAAAATTGAAGTTATCGGTGAATTAGCAAATGGCATCACAGCAAAGGATATGGTATTGGCAATGATTGGCAAAATCGGTAGTGCCGGTGGTACGGGTTATGTTATTGAATTCTGCGGTAAGGCAATTGAAAACTTAACCATGGAAGGCCGAATGACTATCTGTAATATGGCAATTGAAATGGGAGCTAAAGCGGGAATTATTGCACCTGATGATACAACATTTAATTATATTAAAGGCCGTCGATTTGCACCAACCGGAGAACAATGGCAGCAAGCCGTTAACTATTGGAAAACTCTAAAGTCTGATCCGAATGCCAATTATGATGCCATTAAAATTATTGATGCAGCGGAAATTGCGCCTCAGGTTACTTGGGGTACCAATCCAGGGCAAGTGATTGCCATTGATGATGTTATACCTTTACCTAGTTCATTACCTGATGCGATTGAATGCGCATCCGCGGAAAAAGCATTGAATTATATGGGGTTACAAGCTGGCAGCAAATTGACTGACATTAAAATTGATAAAGTGTTTATCGGTTCTTGCACTAATTCACGTATTGAAGATTTGCGTTCTGCTGCCGCTATTGCCAAAGGCAATAAAGTGGCCATTAATGTACAAGCTATTGTTGTTCCCGGTTCAGAGCCAGTAAAAGCACAAGCAGAGCACGAAGGTTTGGACAAAATATTTATCGATGCCGGATTTGAATGGCGTTTACCAGGTTGTTCAATGTGTCTGGCAATGAATAGTGATCGCCTTGCCCCTGGTGAACGTTGTGCCTCCACCAGTAACCGTAATTTTGAAGGGCGTCAGGGGCGTGGTGGTCGAACCCACTTAGTCAGTCCCGCTATGGCGGCAGCGGCCGCTATTTACGGCCATTTTGTCGATGTGCGTAAGATCAACAATGACCAAACAAAATAG
- the leuD gene encoding 3-isopropylmalate dehydratase small subunit produces the protein MKKFIQHTGLVATLDIANIDTDVIIPKQFLQKVTRVGFGQHLFHDWRFLDDNGQQPDPDFVLNKSRYQGATILLTRENFGCGSSREHAPWALTDYGFCAIIAPSFADIFYNNAFNNQLLPIKLNETEINQLFNYVEHHEGCQFTIDLTTQTVITEDKTYFFTIDNFHRYCLMNGLDSIGLTLQHEAEISRYEEQQPLFLQ, from the coding sequence ATGAAAAAATTTATCCAACATACTGGCTTAGTGGCGACTTTAGATATAGCCAATATTGATACTGATGTGATCATCCCAAAACAATTTTTACAAAAAGTCACTCGAGTCGGTTTTGGTCAACACCTTTTCCACGATTGGCGTTTTCTGGATGATAACGGTCAACAACCTGATCCAGATTTTGTGCTTAACAAATCTCGTTATCAAGGCGCTACTATTTTATTAACTCGGGAAAATTTCGGATGTGGATCATCGCGCGAACATGCGCCTTGGGCATTAACAGATTATGGCTTTTGCGCCATTATTGCGCCGAGTTTTGCCGATATTTTCTATAACAATGCCTTTAACAACCAATTATTACCCATTAAGTTAAATGAAACAGAAATTAATCAACTATTTAACTATGTTGAACACCATGAAGGTTGTCAATTCACTATTGATTTGACGACTCAAACGGTTATAACTGAGGATAAAACTTATTTTTTTACTATTGATAATTTTCATCGTTATTGCTTGATGAATGGTTTAGATAGTATTGGACTGACTTTACAACATGAAGCAGAAATTAGCCGCTATGAAGAGCAGCAACCACTATTTTTGCAATAA
- the mutH gene encoding DNA mismatch repair endonuclease MutH, giving the protein MRFSPQLPDDEQSLLNKAKNLAGYTMAELAYHAGIAIPHDLRRAKGWVGQLLEYCLGANAGSKAEQDFAHLGIELKTIPINRYGEPLETTFVCVAPLTGNSGVTWLSSHVRHKLSRVLWIPIEGERQIPLAKRRVASPLLWSPNSIEEQLLKKDWEELMDMIVLGQVENITAHHGQVLQIRPKAANNKALTAGIGKYGQPIMTLPRGFYLKKNFTAPILARHFELPTHK; this is encoded by the coding sequence ATGCGATTTTCTCCCCAGCTTCCTGATGATGAACAAAGTTTACTTAATAAAGCTAAAAATCTCGCGGGCTATACAATGGCTGAACTGGCTTACCATGCAGGTATTGCTATCCCCCACGATCTTAGACGCGCCAAAGGTTGGGTAGGTCAGTTATTAGAATATTGTTTAGGTGCAAATGCCGGCAGCAAAGCAGAACAAGATTTTGCCCATCTTGGTATTGAACTTAAGACCATCCCTATTAACCGCTATGGGGAACCATTAGAAACAACCTTCGTTTGTGTGGCACCTTTAACCGGTAATAGTGGAGTGACCTGGCTTTCTAGCCATGTACGTCACAAGCTGTCACGGGTTTTATGGATACCAATTGAAGGTGAACGCCAAATCCCATTAGCAAAACGAAGAGTTGCTTCGCCACTATTGTGGAGTCCAAATTCAATTGAAGAGCAACTACTTAAAAAAGATTGGGAAGAGCTGATGGATATGATCGTGTTAGGTCAGGTGGAAAACATCACCGCCCACCATGGCCAGGTTTTACAAATTCGTCCCAAAGCCGCTAACAATAAAGCATTAACAGCAGGGATAGGTAAATACGGGCAACCAATAATGACCCTACCACGTGGATTTTATCTTAAGAAAAATTTTACTGCTCCAATACTAGCACGTCATTTTGAGCTGCCCACTCATAAATAA